Within the Gloeobacter kilaueensis JS1 genome, the region CAACGACAACGAGATGTCGATCTCAGAAAACGTCGGTGGCCTGTCGCTCTACCTCAACCGCCTGCGCACCGATCCGGCCCTGCGCCAGCTGCGCAGCAACCTCGAATCGCAGTTATTCAACTTTCCGCTGCTTGGCTCGACTTTCAGCCCCGAATTCGAGCGCTTCAAAGATTCGCTCAAGTACATGACCATGACCCGCTCCAAGGCGGGCGTGATCTTTGAGGAACTGGGATTTACCTACCTGGGGCCGATCGACGGCCACAACCTGAGCGATCTCATCGAGACGTTCGAATTTGCCCACAATCTGACTGGACCGGTCTTTGTCCATGTGATCACCGTCAAGGGCAAGGGCTACGAGGTCGCCGAGCGCAACCAGGTCACCTACCACGCCCAGAACGCCTTTGATCTGACCACCGGCAAGGCCAAGCCATCCAGCAAGCCGACCCCACCCGCCTACACTTCGGTATTTGCCAGCACCCTGCTCAAACTGGCCGAACAAAACGAGAAGATCGTCGGGATCACAGCGGCGATGCCCACCGGCACTGGCCTCGATAAATTCAAGGAGCGCTTTGCCGATCGCTACTTCGATGTCGGCATCGCCGAGCAGCACGCCGTCACGATGGCAGCGGGCCTGGCTGCCGAGGGGATGCGACCGGTAGCGGCCATCTATTCGACCTTCTTGCAGCGGGCCTTCGACCAGATCGTCCACGATGTCGCCATTCAAGATCTGCCGGTCTTCTTCTGCCTCGACCGGGCCGGCGTGGTGGGCGAGGACGGCCCCACCCACCACGGCGTCTTCGATTTAGCCTACCTGCGCCAGATCCCCGGCATGGTGGTGATGGCTCCCAAGGACGAAGCCGAGTTGCAGCGGATGCTGGTGACCGGTGTGCAGTACACCAAGGGTCCCATCGCCGTGCGCTATCCGAGGGGGGCAGGCGTCGGTGCGCCGCTGATGGCCGAAGGCTGGGAGGCTGTACCGGTGGGCAAAGCCGAGGTGCTGCGCACCGGCGACGATCTGCTCATCGTCGCGATCGGTTCGATGGTCCATCCTTCACTGCAGGCCGCCGCCCTTTTAAGCGAGCACGGCATCGCTGCCACCGTCGTCAACGCCCGCTTCGCCAAGCCCCTCGACACCGAGTTGATTCTGCCCCTTGCCCGCCGCATCGCACGGGTGGTAACCGTCGAGGAAGGCTGCCGCACCGGTGGCTTCGGCTCAGCGGTACTCGAAGCGCTCATGGACGCCGGGCTCGCCGTACCGACCCTGCGCATCGGCATCGACGACAGGTTCGTTACCCACGCTAGCCGTTCCCAGCTTCTGGAGATGCTTGGCCTCACCCCGACAGGCATCGCCCAAACGATCCAGCAGAGCCTGAATACCCAACCGGCAGCCCAGCCGCAGCCTTGATCCGCCGATGCAGTTTGCGGAGATTGCCGAGCGGTTGGCTGTCTACTCCGGCTGGACGGTGCAGGCGAACGAAAAAATGGTCGAGGTGAGCGTCGTCCTGCCAAACGATCGTCGGCAAAAAGTCTACATCCGTCCAATTGGCACCCTCGCAGTCCAGGGCGTCGCCAGCGAGATGATCGAGTACTACTCGGCGGCGGTCGAGATTCCCAAAGACCAGGCGCTCTCCTCGCTCCTCGCCTATAGCCTTCTTAAGACCAACGCCCAGATGCTCATCGGAGCCTGGGGGATTGACCAGCGCGGCGAGAGTGAATTTATTGCCGTCTTCGACACGGCCCTGCTGGTCACCCTCGACATCGAGGAGTTGGCGGCGGCAATCTCGGTGATTGCCGCTGAGGCGGATCGGCTCGAAGAACTCTGGGCCGGCGAGGATATCTGGTGAGCCGCTGCGCTTAAACAGTTGCATAGGAAGCTGCTTTTCTCCCTAAGGTATGGTTGAATCTGAGTAGTTTGTCTCCATCCCCAGGCTCCGATGGCTCTTGAAGTCGCACCGCTGCAGGCAGGTAAAGGCAGGACCGCTCTTCAGAGGCGCGTCTATGAGATTCTTGAGCCAGCCCAGGCCGATGACTGGCAAAGTCGTGCCTATGACCGCTTTATCGTCGTCTGCGATGTACTGATCATCGCCGATGTCGTTCTCGGTACAGTCGATGCGATTACCAGCCGCTACCAGATTTATCTGAGCATCCTGCGGGCGATCGTCCAGACGGCCTTCGTGGTCGATTATCTGCTCAGAGTCTGGACGAGCACCTGCAACCCGCTGTACAAGCACCCGCTCTGGGGCCGGTTGCGCTACACGGTGAGCTTCTTTGGCCTGGTCGATCTGTTTGCGGTGGGACCGGCGGTGGTGGCGGCGCTGTTCTTTCCGCCCGCCACCGACATCGGCAAAGTCCTGCGCCTCTCACCGCTATTGCGCACCCTGCAGATGCTGCGCTACTCCGAGCCCCTGCGCACCTTTGGCCGGGTGCTGCGCGCCAAGCGCGACGAGCTATTCGTGATGCTCTCGATCGTCTGCGTATTGCTTCTGGTCGCTTCGAGCCTGGTCTACTTGGTCGAGCACAACGCCCAGCCCAACAACTTCGGCAGCATCCTCGACGCGATGTGGTGGGCAATCATCACCCTCACCAGCGTCGGCTACGGCGACATGTACCCGGTCACACCGGTAGGCAAACTGCTGGGTGGCCTGATTGCCCTGATGGGCATCGGCATCTTCGCCCTGCCCGCCGGTATTCTTGCTGCCGGATTTTCTGAGGAGTTGCGCAAGCGCAAGACCAAGACCACCTGCCCCCACTGCGGCAAGGACACCGGTGTGATCACGACGGTCTTCAGCAAAAAGCATTGAAGTGCCTCAGGCGATCACAAGCCCCCCGTCGATCTGGATCACCTGGCCGGTGATGTAGGCGGCGGCTGGATCGGCGGCCAGAAAGCGCACCAACCCGGCCACCTCCTCGGCCTGCCCGACTCGCCGGAGGGGCACCTGGGCGATCACAGGCTCCAGATCGAGGGCGCTGGTCATGTCGGTGGCGATAAAGCCGGGGGCGACGGCGTTGACGGTGATGCCCCGCGAGCCGAGTTCGCGGGCGGCGGCGCGGGTGAGGCCCAGCACACCGGCCTTGGCGGCGCTGTAGTTGGCCTGCCCGGCGTTGCCGGCCACACCGGAGGTCGAAGAGATGTTGATCACCCGACCGGAGCGCTGCTTGAGCATCACCTTCGAGGCAGCTTTGATGCAGAGAAACACGCCGGTGAGGTTGAGATCGACCACCTGCTGCCAGTCGTCGAGGGACATGCGCAGCATCAGGCCGTCGCGGGTGATCCCGGCGTTGTTGACGAGCACGTCGAGCCGCCCGTACCGGGCAGCCAGGGCCGCAAAAAGCCCATCGACTTCGGCGGCTTTGCCCACATCTGCCTGCAGGGCAACCGCTTCACCGCCGGTAGATTTAATCGCCTCGACGACCTGCTGGGCCGCCTCGGCGGAGCGGCTGTAGTTGACGGCGACTGCCGCTCCTTCGGCGGCAAGGGCCAGGGCGCAGGCCCGTCCGATCCCACGCCCGGCTCCGGTGATAAGGGCAACTTTTGCTGTGAGCAATCCACTCATAAGGCCGACTCAAAACGTGCGTCGCCCATTGTCGCACGAGTTGCTCAGGCGCTGCGGCGCAGGGTGATCGAGCGCCGGGTGCGGCTTATCACCCCTTCGCGCTCCAGCTGGCCCAAAATCCGGTAGAGCGTCTCCTGGGTGAGGCTCAACTCGTCGGCAATCTCTTTGAAGGGCCGGTCGAAGTGGGCGGTGCGCTCGCCGGGCGGCACCGCTCCGCTCAGGTACTCGATCACCCGCTCGCGGGCCGGAGCGATATTTTGCATCTGGACCCGCTCTTTGAGGGCGTTGATCCGGTAACTGAGCAGAGCCATAAACGCCTGGGTCAGCTCCGGGCGCAGGCGCATCGCCTCCCATAGCTGGGCTTTGGGATAGACCAGCAGCCGCGAGGGCAGATCGGCGATCGCCTCGCAGCCGTGGGAGGACGAGAACAGTGCGCCCTCCGAAAACAATTGCCCCGCCGTCGCTCGATACAGCAGCACCGTCTGACCGACGCGGGTATGGCCAACCACGCGAATCCGTCCCTGCTCGACGGCGTAGACGGACAGGGAAGGATCGCCCTGGCGGTAGACAGATTCACCGGCGAGCAGCGACCGGCGCAGGGTCGCTGGACCCAACAACTCAAAAGCGGGAAACGGCGGCGGAGTAGGCATCTTGTGTAGGGTGAAACTATCTGGCATACGGATGTGGCCGCCCGGCGGATGGCAGATGGCGCACCAGGACACGATCCGAACGAAAATCGATCCGAGGGCGGCCATGCTTCGTATACCGGATGCAGCGAACCCGCCGATTGCCCGCCGATGGACGCCAGTTTTGCCCTCACATCCGGGCCGCAAGTCCTCTATCCTGTTGGACATGCCCAACAAAGCCCCGTCTGGCTGTCTGCTGGTGAGCAGGATCGAAGCGCGATGGACGCGCTGAACGATATCGAGGCGTACCGCGCTCTCAAACAGGGCAACGCCAGCGCCCTGTCACTTCTTTATGATCGCCACGGCGGGGTCGTCTACCGGCTGGCCCTGCGCCTGCTAGGTAGCAGCGAAGAGGCCGAAGATCTGAGCCAGGAAGTTTTCTTGCAACTGTGGCAAAAGCAGACCTACGACCCGGCGCGGGGCAGCCTGAGTAACTTTTTGCTCACCCTCACCCGCTCGCGGGCGATCGATCGATTGCGCTCGCGGGGGGCGCGGGGACGGTTTTTGCAGCGCTGGATGCGCGAGGGCGACGTGGGGATAGCAGCCGGATCGCCCTTTGAACGCCTCGCCGCAGACGAACGCTCCGAGCGGGTTCAGACGGCCCTCAAGACCCTCCCCG harbors:
- the dxs gene encoding 1-deoxy-D-xylulose-5-phosphate synthase; the encoded protein is MNLSDLCHPNQLRELSVPQLARLAQQIRQKHLETVAATGGHLGPGLGVVELTLGLYKTLDLDRDRVVWDVGHQAYPHKMLTGRYANFHTLRQKDGIAGYLKRAENPFDCWGAGHASTSISAALGMALARDFQGLNRKVVAVIGDGALTGGMALEALNHAGHLAKTNLMVILNDNEMSISENVGGLSLYLNRLRTDPALRQLRSNLESQLFNFPLLGSTFSPEFERFKDSLKYMTMTRSKAGVIFEELGFTYLGPIDGHNLSDLIETFEFAHNLTGPVFVHVITVKGKGYEVAERNQVTYHAQNAFDLTTGKAKPSSKPTPPAYTSVFASTLLKLAEQNEKIVGITAAMPTGTGLDKFKERFADRYFDVGIAEQHAVTMAAGLAAEGMRPVAAIYSTFLQRAFDQIVHDVAIQDLPVFFCLDRAGVVGEDGPTHHGVFDLAYLRQIPGMVVMAPKDEAELQRMLVTGVQYTKGPIAVRYPRGAGVGAPLMAEGWEAVPVGKAEVLRTGDDLLIVAIGSMVHPSLQAAALLSEHGIAATVVNARFAKPLDTELILPLARRIARVVTVEEGCRTGGFGSAVLEALMDAGLAVPTLRIGIDDRFVTHASRSQLLEMLGLTPTGIAQTIQQSLNTQPAAQPQP
- a CDS encoding ion transporter; this translates as MALEVAPLQAGKGRTALQRRVYEILEPAQADDWQSRAYDRFIVVCDVLIIADVVLGTVDAITSRYQIYLSILRAIVQTAFVVDYLLRVWTSTCNPLYKHPLWGRLRYTVSFFGLVDLFAVGPAVVAALFFPPATDIGKVLRLSPLLRTLQMLRYSEPLRTFGRVLRAKRDELFVMLSIVCVLLLVASSLVYLVEHNAQPNNFGSILDAMWWAIITLTSVGYGDMYPVTPVGKLLGGLIALMGIGIFALPAGILAAGFSEELRKRKTKTTCPHCGKDTGVITTVFSKKH
- the fabG gene encoding 3-oxoacyl-[acyl-carrier-protein] reductase, which produces MSGLLTAKVALITGAGRGIGRACALALAAEGAAVAVNYSRSAEAAQQVVEAIKSTGGEAVALQADVGKAAEVDGLFAALAARYGRLDVLVNNAGITRDGLMLRMSLDDWQQVVDLNLTGVFLCIKAASKVMLKQRSGRVINISSTSGVAGNAGQANYSAAKAGVLGLTRAAARELGSRGITVNAVAPGFIATDMTSALDLEPVIAQVPLRRVGQAEEVAGLVRFLAADPAAAYITGQVIQIDGGLVIA
- a CDS encoding Crp/Fnr family transcriptional regulator, giving the protein MPTPPPFPAFELLGPATLRRSLLAGESVYRQGDPSLSVYAVEQGRIRVVGHTRVGQTVLLYRATAGQLFSEGALFSSSHGCEAIADLPSRLLVYPKAQLWEAMRLRPELTQAFMALLSYRINALKERVQMQNIAPARERVIEYLSGAVPPGERTAHFDRPFKEIADELSLTQETLYRILGQLEREGVISRTRRSITLRRSA
- a CDS encoding sigma-70 family RNA polymerase sigma factor, yielding MAARRMADGAPGHDPNENRSEGGHASYTGCSEPADCPPMDASFALTSGPQVLYPVGHAQQSPVWLSAGEQDRSAMDALNDIEAYRALKQGNASALSLLYDRHGGVVYRLALRLLGSSEEAEDLSQEVFLQLWQKQTYDPARGSLSNFLLTLTRSRAIDRLRSRGARGRFLQRWMREGDVGIAAGSPFERLAADERSERVQTALKTLPEAQRQALELAYYEGLSQSEIAQRLDTPIGTVKSRSRQGLLKLRNLLFDLLG